The following coding sequences lie in one Stigmatopora nigra isolate UIUO_SnigA chromosome 4, RoL_Snig_1.1, whole genome shotgun sequence genomic window:
- the mrps30 gene encoding large ribosomal subunit protein mL65 — translation MAARARLPFRFPQNLLTNYKLAHTEAAAAVTKEAVYPPIKASLTAKSKSARARQVEEYVKQIKSSPVQDKLRLLTRIQRKKYIIYPQTFSRNADKWYQHFTKTAYIPGLPEQLDPARAATNAAGEQEKGAASSDLGIGDDAFEDIRSLVTCVILQEHSHLIKRKPFLYKHQELNEGPFLRNLIKSLTYYLAKYNPMLQYSSLDLGPQVGFYWRRGERIIQRGHRKRHLEPTRFQIDDQPLCQLRVMQQLPQVVPMEDSHSAEVPDLSYTPRMLPLFKRQYTNNIFTGSKFPDPARFGHTQFHLVPDRYHRDRMARRQQSDQVEVFLRANAIASLFAWTAAQASYQGFWNHGDVNRGFVSQAVISDGRFFSFFCYQLNTLALCARTDIDNPRKNLLWGTESVCLYDGVDEDRVLGLNDDTIRLLVRFLLRRPPEDPHVSAFGEEFENLVEGGENPQ, via the exons ATGGCGGCCCGCGCAAGGCTGCCCTTTCGCTTCCCACAGAACCTGCTTACAAACTACAAGCTTGCTCACACCGAGGCGGCAGCAGCGGTGACCAAAGAAGCCGTCTATCCCCCAATTAAGGCCTCTCTCACGGCTAAAAGCAAATCGGCTCGGGCGCGTCAGGTAGAGGAATATGTCAAACAGATCAAGTCGTCCCCGGTGCAGGATAAACTCCGGCTCCTCACTCGCATACAGCGAAAAAAGTACATCATCTACCCACAGACGTTTTCGCGCAACGCGGACAAATGGTACCAGCACTTCACCAAGACCGCCTACATCCCCGGCTTGCCCGAGCAACTTGACCCGGCACGAGCCGCCACAAACGCCGCTGGAGAGCAGGAGAAGGGCGCCGCTTCATCTGACCTCGGCATTGGGGACGATGCGTTCGAGGATATCCGTTCCTTAGTTACTTGCGTTATTCTACAAGAGCACAGCCACCTGATAAAACGAAAGCCGTTCTTGTACAAGCATCAGGAACTCAACGAGGGTCCCTTCCTGAGGAACTTAATCAAATCGTTGACATACTACTTGGCCAAATACAACCCAATGCTCCAGTACTCCAGCTTGG acttgggtccTCAGGTGGGCTTTTACTGGAGAAGAGGAGAGAGAATCATCCAGAGGGGCCACAGGAAGCGGCACCTGGAGCCCACCAGGTTCCAAATAGATGATCAGCCACTGTGTCAGCTTCGAGTAATGCAACAACTGCCTCAG GTGGTCCCGATGGAGGACTCCCACAGTGCTGAGGTTCCAGACCTTTCGTATACACCCAGAATGTTGCCGCTGTTCAAGCGGCAGTACACAAACAACATATTCACAG GCAGCAAATTCCCGGATCCAGCGCGCTTCGGTCACACGCAGTTCCATCTGGTGCCTGACCGTTACCATAGGGATCGCATGGCCAGGCGTCAGCAGTCGGACCAGGTGGAGGTGTTCCTCCGGGCCAACGCCATCGCCAGCCTTTTTGCTTGGACCGCCGCACAAGCCTCCTATCAAg GTTTTTGGAACCACGGGGACGTGAACCGAGGCTTCGTGTCTCAGGCGGTGATCAGCGATGGTcgcttcttctccttcttctgctACCAGCTGAACACGCTGGCGTTGTGCGCACGCACTGACATCGACAACCCCCGCAAGAACCTCCTGTGGGGCACCGAGAGCGTATGCCTCTATGACGGGGTAGACGAGGACCGCGTGCTCGGCCTCAATGATGACACCATCCGCCTTCTGGTGCGCTTCCTTCTCCGGCGACCCCCGGAGGACCCCCATGTGTCAGCGTTTGGGGAGGAATTCGAAAACCTTGTCGAAGGAGGGGAAAATccacaataa
- the hint2 gene encoding histidine triad nucleotide-binding protein 2, mitochondrial isoform X1, giving the protein MALSAMFYSHFLRTCLIRRRSVAQLGCLHLDSGVQPFAQRQLCTGSDEVRLAEDASKKHGRPPATIFSKVIDKSLPADIIYEDERCLVFRDISPQAPVHFLVIPKKPIPRISEAKDEDAEVLGHLLVVAKNVAKQEALTEGYRVVINDGKHGAQSVYHLHLHVLGGRQMTWPPG; this is encoded by the exons ATGGCTTTATCGGCCATGTTTTACAGTCATTTTCTTCGAACGTGTTTGATACGAAGACGATCGGTGGCCCAGCTTGGTTGTTTGCATCTTGATTCTGGAGTCCAG CCATTTGCTCAGCGGCAGCTATGTACCGGAAGTGACGAAGTACGCCTAGCAGAGGATGCCAGTAAGAAACATGGCCGCCCACCTGCCACTATCTTCTCCAAAGTGATTGACAAAAGTCTTCCTGCAGATATAATTTACGAGGATGAAAGG TGTTTGGTTTTCAGGGACATTAGCCCTCAGGCGCCTGTCCATTTCCTGGTTATTCCCAAAAAGCCCATTCCCAGAATAAGTGAAGCCAAAGATGAGGATGCTGAG GTCTTAGGGCATTTACTGGTAGTGGCCAAGAATGTGGCTAAGCAGGAAGCACTTACAGAAGGCTATCGAGTGG TCATCAACGATGGCAAACATGGTGCACAGTCCGTTTACCACCTTCATCTCCACGTGTTGGGAGGCAGACAGATGACTTGGCCACCAGGTTGA
- the hint2 gene encoding histidine triad nucleotide-binding protein 2, mitochondrial isoform X2, with protein sequence MALSAMFYSHFLRTCLIRRRSVAQLGCLHLDSGVQPFAQRQLCTGSDEVRLAEDASKKHGRPPATIFSKVIDKSLPADIIYEDERCLVFRDISPQAPVHFLVIPKKPIPRISEAKDEDAEVLGHLLVVAKNVAKQEALTEGYRSSTMANMVHSPFTTFISTCWEADR encoded by the exons ATGGCTTTATCGGCCATGTTTTACAGTCATTTTCTTCGAACGTGTTTGATACGAAGACGATCGGTGGCCCAGCTTGGTTGTTTGCATCTTGATTCTGGAGTCCAG CCATTTGCTCAGCGGCAGCTATGTACCGGAAGTGACGAAGTACGCCTAGCAGAGGATGCCAGTAAGAAACATGGCCGCCCACCTGCCACTATCTTCTCCAAAGTGATTGACAAAAGTCTTCCTGCAGATATAATTTACGAGGATGAAAGG TGTTTGGTTTTCAGGGACATTAGCCCTCAGGCGCCTGTCCATTTCCTGGTTATTCCCAAAAAGCCCATTCCCAGAATAAGTGAAGCCAAAGATGAGGATGCTGAG GTCTTAGGGCATTTACTGGTAGTGGCCAAGAATGTGGCTAAGCAGGAAGCACTTACAGAAGGCTATCGA TCATCAACGATGGCAAACATGGTGCACAGTCCGTTTACCACCTTCATCTCCACGTGTTGGGAGGCAGACAGATGA